The stretch of DNA ttgagcTTGCAAATcgggaaaatctccactcttaacccaccaggcggcagcgaccgggattcgaactcacgacctcccgattaggaggccgacgtcttaccacctcgccactgcgcccgtcgattATCTGTTTGATATTAGGGATCCCTTTACATGACTAACTTTAAAGATATAACAAGCCAAAACAATCAGTCTTTTCGTTTTCTCCGCAAAGTTCTACGGGTAGTAGTTTGAAGTCAATAAATTATAAACCTATCCTAATTTACGCTTCTGATAATTTTGTTCAGCTTCTGCTCCTTGTTTGATCAGTTAGTATCTCAAGCACCAATTTAACGTTTTCGGACATCACAAGGGGATTTTTTCTTGATCGACATCACTACATCAAAAAGGCAAAGCAGCTTTTGTTTccgcgagagaaaaaaatcagaaaatcagTGCATTTGGCTTTGCGGACAACAAAGTAAGTAGATTTGTTTACCATCGGCATCTCCGTTTTCAAACTAACAGGGGGTCAAGGGAACCTCTAGGCTGAGAGTTCGTGGGTATCGTTACATTTTTTCTAAGTTGCAACAAACTGACATGGTCCTCTCCGGCGTCTTCGAAGTCATGCAACTTTTGCAATAGCCGCACTGAGCTCCAGAAGCAGAAATCCAAGTTGTTTTTGTTCATGTCTAAATTCCTAGCTTTGTGTTATTGTCTGCCAGTTTCTCAGTCAAAGTTACATTTCTCGCCTTGTTTTTGACTAATTACAACAAACCGGctttggttttcttcttcttcaaagtaGGGAAACTCACAATTGCTGCACTGATTTTGAGACAATAAACTTAAGTATCACAGTCTTTCCTCAAATAAAATCTTGAAACTCCATTATACCAAAAAGCCTCCGCATTCTAGTTTAGTCTCAGTCTTTTTGCTAACATCTTTTCACCCGCTCCCCAGGCGTGTAAACGATGGACTTCCGAGCATTCTGCCTGAGGATTTTACCCAGAGTTCCCACCTGGCCTTTCAGCCAGTTCCGCTGTGCGCTATTTCCCAGGACACGAGAAATCTTGTGTCCGGCCGAGCTGGCCGTTACGTTGTTACTCTCGTGCATCAGTCTGGACATCCTGCCCCCTCTGTCCAAATCGTAGCTGTCTCCCCCCTCCCGCTTGACCCTAGGAGCTGGACGGGCGGAGAGGGGAAGGGCGGAGGACTGAAGAACGTTGGCCATGCGTCGTCCTCTGTCCAGATCGTAGTTGTCTTCCCCATCTCGCTTGACGCGTGGCGCCCCTCGTGGTGAGCCCTCGCTTTTACCGTAGCTGTGGGAAAAATGACACGACACAAATCATGTAACATCTTAAGAATTGGTCAAATGTAATATTTGTACGATTATCCGTAACTTTCAAACAAGTCCCAGCTGAAAGGTTTTTGTTGGTCTAAATCAGTAAGCACACACAACATTTGAAATTTGAGTATAAAATGTTTAATCGATGACACCATCTGTTCCTAGTTGTACAAACagaatcgaaagaaaaacttgTATCATCAATGCGCAAAAGGTGCTGCGTTGTGATAAAAGAAAAGAGCAGGATGTACAGCTCATGATATGGTCCTTCTTTAGCATTGTCATTGTTCAGTTCAATAAATTCGCCCTGTCTTTGTCAAGTACAAATGAGAAATATATTATGAAAAAGTGTTGATGTTATATTAAGAATGTAAAATAAGATATTTCCGTTAGGAATTTAATATAAGGCATCTCCGTTTGTAAGCCCTAATATCTCAGAAAAAAAGCTGATTCccacttataaaaaaaaaattaaaaaaattagaaAGACACCTGCTTCAAGTATTCCTCAGCCTGATTGGCATACGCACATCACAGTTCAATGAATCCTAATTATGTCGCCCCTGTGTCCCTTTGATGTCCGTtatgtcacttcaacgttcaaGAGCACTAGGCCTACATGTTTGACTGAGGTCACAGTGTTGTTGCTGAAAGAACTGCTTGATGTCGTACTCTCCGTTTCTGTCGATTCGTCACCTGTTCTCGAGAATTGATCTGTTCACCACCTTGGCTTAGTTTCGGCTGAAACACGTCTAAGTAAGGGAGACAACTATGCTATGACTGGTAACTAGTCGCGTTGAGCACTGGGATTATCTCCCTTGTGCCAGGGGGACCGCTTGACTGAattcagctctctctctctctctctctctctctctctctctctctctctctctctctctctctctctctctctctctctctctctctctctctctctctctcctctctctctcgctctctctctgcagTCTAATTCGGGAACTGATGGCCATGTACTTACTCATGCACAAGTCTACCCATGCGCTTGCCGAGGTCCAGTGCATAGTTGTCTTCTCCTTCTCGCTTGATCCGTGGGACTGCATCGTGTTGCACGGGCGCTGTGTTGTACTCTGTGTGCAGTAGCTTGCTGATTCGCTCGCCCTGTTGCACAGAGCAAATTGCTGTCATTTGTCTCTTGTGTTAGAAATCACATTTAAGTCAATGTCAACAGTTTTGCAGCCATAGAGGTTAACTGAATGATCATCGTTCCGTAACCTGTGTGCAGTAGCTTGCGCATTATTGATGATTGTAAGCccaaacagatttttttttttttttttttttgggggggggggggggggggggctcatcTCATACAAAAAATGCCTCAGTAAACCGAATCACATCACACAAAGAAAAGCACAGCCTAATACTCGCATTACATTCAATGATAAAAATATGCCTTCACTCTGCACATTTTTCCACACACTTATTACCCACATTTCAGCACATTTTTCATAGTTGTATGTCGTGTAAGATGTCACGGATATAAagtctaaaaaaaatatattgccGAAAGACAGAGATTTGCAGAACGGGAAACGAATCGATTgagacacaaaaagacacacaaaaatatgcAGAAAGGACTGGTGTAAAttgggagacagacagacagattgggagatcgaaagagagagagataggggaggGCGAAAGACAAACAATTAGAAAAACGTCCAAAAAGGACCCACTTCATGAAATGGAAGAAGGATAATATATATTGGAAGAAgttggacgggcgcagtggcgtggtggtaagacgtcggcctcttaatcggaaggtcgtgagttcgaatcccggccgcggccgcctggtgggttaagggtggggatttttcctatctcccaggtcaacttatgtgcagacctgctagtgacttatcccccttcgtgtgtacacgcaagcacaagaccaagtgcgcacggaaaagatcctgtaatccatgtcagagttcggtgggttatagaaacacaaaaatacccagcatgcctcccccgaaatcggcgtatgctgcctgaacagcggggtaaaaaccctctcatgcaaaaacatgagtcaacgtgggagtttcagcccatgaacgaagaagaagaagaagaagaagaagaagaagaaggaagaaaaagaaggaagaagtTAGAGATACAGAAAGATACCGTATTTGAAAGTCAGAGAATGCTTCAATCGagattattttttacaatttcttaCTGACTCCGTTCTTGATTCCGTTACCTTGTCAAGTTCATAATTATTCTCGCCCTCTCGTTTCACCCGTGGTTGCCTTGGTGACGGCCCGTTCTTGGCGAACTCGTTGAGCAGAATGCGCATGCGCGGACCTTTGCTGACGGTGGCAATGCCTTCCCCTTCCGGTTTGACTCTGGGCTGTATGGGTGGCGGCCCCTTGTCATACGTCTCATGCACGATCGGCTTCATCCGCGTTCCTTGGCTGATAGCGGCGATTCCTTGGGCTACAACCCAAACAAATGAACGATCATAAGAAAACTGCATAATaatctcttctttttttaagtTTCGAGGAAAACAAGAATTTGAATAATGCTTAAGTCAAgttaatccaaaaacaaagagactgccaacgttccaaaatttagaataaacaaacaagaaaggtaggttgttggaacgtttgttattgacaaaacaatacattcactatTGTAAGctattgttttgtcattaacaaacgttccaacaacctacctttcttgtattttgatttttaaGTCAAGTTTAACAACTTACAGAAAAATTATGCTGGCTTTTCGTGTGACTTCTGCTCCCACTTTTCACATGTTATAGAAGTAATCGAGAGCAATAGAATGGTCTCTCTGTTCACATGCAAAAGCGCCTAACAATGAGTTCCATGCATGATGCACCCCTGCCTTATCCATGTTTGCTTTACCCACTGAGTTACATACTGAAAAtcaattttagtcaagtagtatgtaagaaatgttaagtcctttgtactgaaaacttgcattctcccagtaaggtcatatattgtactacgttccaagcccctggagcaattttttgattagtgcttttgtgaacaagaaacaattaacaagtggctctatcccatcttccccccccccccccctttccccgtcgcgatataaccttcgtggttgaaaacgacgttaaacaccaaataaagaaagaaagactgaaaaTCAATGTACAGTATAACTCCGTGGTTTTACCATTTGTTTTGCGAGTTTAAATCGCCAGGTAGATCAAGTATTGTTTTTGCTAGTCTACGTCGAATGGGCAACGATTGCTTTTTTTCACGTAGCAAACTGTATTACGACATCATCCGTTCGAATAAACGAACTCCGAAAATAATtatgtcgggtttgtattggttgtgcaAAAATGAATGCTCTAGCTTTTATTGAGGCAGacttttaaaggtggtcgtctacatttttgctttttttcaataatcttatggttagatttcaatacaaaattatgtcaaatgatgaatgaaccatggggaaaaaagttatagaaaaaaaaatgatatttttgggTGTGAAGAGAAGCGAGATTGTGGTGTATAGACGGTGCCAGAGCACAGGTCATATGCATAACTAATGAGCGGAATGCCGTCTTCCCATTGGCCAGCCGGCCCAAGATCAGTCTCTCTGCCATTTCTGCATCTGCGGTAGCCAGTGCCAGACGTCCCAAACAACTGTGCGAAAATTTTCAACGTTTCAAGGATTTTGGAAAGAGAAGGTACACGTACTTTtaccttgttttgttttgttttgttgcttgaTTGTCGAGAGGGGCGATTGAGATCGAAACAGCGGTAATAGGCTCGAGTGGGGCCAATTAGTTGTCTGCAAGGAAAGTTTGGAGTTTGGGAAACTGGGAGACAGCGTGGCACCGTAGGCAGAAACACGTGGTTTCACGTTTGCCGGGAGTGACACTCGAAGGAACGAGGGTGATAGCTAAGGACGGTGATGGTACAATTAGCTGACAGCCGTCAGTAAAAGTGTTCAGGGAGAAAAGAAGACAGTATCATCTTCTCCTGGCATTAAAATTGGTCCGAGCAGTGGCAACGCGAATCGCTCGGTCACGTGACTAGTTTCTTTGTGAAGAAAGACGGCGGGAGCGAAAATGTTTACAAGTTGTGCGGTGGTCGGGCACTCTTTCACGTGGAGGTTTCAGCGATTTGTGAACACAGATGAGGGGGTGCGGCCAGATTTAGGTTTTGATGGTTTTGAGCAGATATTCGATGGGAGAGGGGGCCGAAAAATAAGCGACGTTGAATCAATGCTAGAACAGAACAGGGCCATTTTCACCCGGAAAAAATGGGGAGTGATAGTGCTAATGGTGGGGGACAATAATATTGTTCCCGGAACGACACCGAATAAAGTGTTTCGTGAGCTGTGGCatctgtgtgtgagggtgcaAACATTGGCAAACTCAGTAGTGGTGGTGTCAGGGATGACACAGAGATACAGTGGCTGGGGGGGTTTCAATGACATAGCCAGGGAGGTGAATAGGCTTCTTCATCAACAGCTGAAAACGGCACACAGGATAGTGGGTTTGTTCCCCCACTACGTGGCTTTCCCTCCAGCAGAGAAGTTTGCTCAGTATCAGAAACATTTTTTAGCAGATGGGATTCATCTGTCAGGGTCGGGGCACATGCTACTGTACAGAGCACTGAGAAAAGTTCTGTTGGACAGTCGGCATATAGACCAATGAGGTAAGAAGGTGTTGTGGTTGTTCAGCGGGTGAGAGGGAAGTGGGGGCTAATAGTGATAGCCGGTATCCTCTCGTGCTGATGGCAGAACCACAATAGGGGTAGATGCAGCACGGACGGGGTACCAAGGTTTATTCCCAGACTGAAGTGGTTGGGTTCTACCGAAGACGCCAGACGCAGAGCTTTGATGCCGGGAGTGGAATAGGATGGGGTATCCTTTCCAGCTTTTGGAGTGACGTCATTGTTGGTTCTGGTTTGGTAGAACCGGTTGTGACTTCATGGGGAATGTGTATTGGTACAGCCCGTGCTGCATGATCAGATTGACAGTGTTTTCTTAGGTGTACTCTCGTGCTGAGGGCAGAACCACAATAGGAGTGTAGATGCAGCACGAACGGGGTACCAAGGTTTATTCCCAGACTGAAGTGGTTGGGTTCTACCGAAGACGCCAGACGCAGAGCTTTGATGCCGGGAGTGGAATAGGAGGGAATATCCTTTCCAGCTTCTGGAGTGACGTCATTGTTGGTTCTGGTTTGGTAGAACCGGTTGTGACTTCATGGGGAATGTTTTATTGGTACAGCCCGTGCtgcatatatataaaaaaaaaaaaaaaaaaaaaaaaaaaaaaaaaaaaaaaaataggccccTGATGCTTAGTGGCCTTTGAAATGTTTCAGGATGTCGAAGCGTCCAACCAAGCGACCGGGGCGTCCCTCAAAGCAGCCCCCGAAGAGGTTTCGAGACGAGGAGGCTGAAGGAGAGGACGAAATGGGCGTGAAGGAGTCGCTAACCCAGCTCCTTGCTGAGCAGAAGGCCCTGAGGAAGGAGATTGCGGAGATTCGGGCCGCCAAGACGCCGGCGCCTGAGGCATCGCCCGCAGGATCGACCTCCTCTACGGGTGGAAAATCCAACTCAGGCATGGCTGGGCACTCTGGACACTCCGGTGAGCAATCTAACACTAGCGGTACACAGGCGTGGGCAACCGGCAACCAGAAAATGTTGCCCATTGACCTACACGTGCCAAAGACAATAAAGGAAAAGATCTGGAGCGGTGTGGCGGTTAGGTTCGCAATACTCCTGCCCGCGGACCCGAAGGAAATGCTGGAGGAGGACTCGGATGAGGACGAtgaagacaaaaagaagaagaagaagaagaaagaaaagaaactgtTAACCTTCACAGAGTGGGTGAAGGCCTGGAACATTTATACCACTATACTACAGGACAGAGCGAAAGAGGTACACAGGGGCCTGGGTGCCCACTTTGCTCGGGTGTGTACCCTGCATGAGCTGCAGGGCAATTGGCGGGACTATGACTACCGCTACCGGCTCGCAATTGCTGCAGGAGAAAGGGCATGGGGGGACAGCGACGCGGACCTGTTCGCCACCACCCGCTTAGAGCCTGCCACCCAGACCCATGACGGGGGAAAGAAGAAGCCGCAGGGTGGCGCAGGGGGGAAGACTGGAAGTGGAAACCCAGCCAAAGTGGGGGGCTTCTGCTTCCAGTTCAATGAACAGGGATCTTGCAGCCGCCCCAATTGTGGCTTCAAGCACTTTTGCTCGCAGTGTGGGGGGCAACACGCAATCCGAAAATGCAGCGCCAAAGGGCACCCCTTTCGAGCGGGACGGGGGGGAAAAGAAGCAGGAGAAGGAAAGAAATGAAGACTGGGGCACGGGGGCCACGCCAGTGAAGGCGGACAAGCTGGAAAAGTGGCTGGAAGGGTACGATCCACAGAAGAAGCGGGCTTTAATACAGGGATTCAGAGAGGGTTTCCGGGTAGGGTTCACAG from Littorina saxatilis isolate snail1 linkage group LG13, US_GU_Lsax_2.0, whole genome shotgun sequence encodes:
- the LOC138983898 gene encoding uncharacterized protein, with the protein product MPEVSIWSQPSAPPGLRIKPEAAENYKRNLGTIKSLAFGQDDSSSALTPRRSPRCPTTAAKANYERNVRSSLGHGLNGVGAGSPRPSSAPPPRVTSQGVGIYNISRGSRMKPIIHEKSTDGPTPRQPRVKPEAQGIAAISQGTRMKPIVHETYDKGPPPIQPRVKPEGEGIATVSKGPRMRILLNEFAKNGPSPRQPRVKREGENNYELDKGERISKLLHTEYNTAPVQHDAVPRIKREGEDNYALDLGKRMGRLVHDYGKSEGSPRGAPRVKRDGEDNYDLDRGRRMANVLQSSALPLSARPAPRVKREGGDSYDLDRGGRMSRLMHESNNVTASSAGHKISRVLGNSAQRNWLKGQVGTLGKILRQNARKSIVYTPGERVKRC
- the LOC138983897 gene encoding uncharacterized protein isoform X2, translated to MSKRPTKRPGRPSKQPPKRFRDEEAEGEDEMGVKESLTQLLAEQKALRKEIAEIRAAKTPAPEASPAGSTSSTGGKSNSGMAGHSGHSGEQSNTSGTQAWATGNQKMLPIDLHVPKTIKEKIWSGVAVRFAILLPADPKEMLEEDSDEDDEDKKKKKKKKEKKLLTFTEWVKAWNIYTTILQDRAKEVHRGLGAHFARVCTLHELQGNWRDYDYRYRLAIAAGERAWGDSDADLFATTRLEPATQTHDGGKKKPQGGAGGKTGSGNPAKVGGFCFQFNEQGSCSRPNCGFKHFCSQCGGQHAIRKCSAKGHPFRAGRGGKEAGEGKK
- the LOC138983897 gene encoding uncharacterized protein isoform X3, which gives rise to MSKRPTKRPGRPSKQPPKRFRDEEAEGEDEMGVKESLTQLLAEQKALRKEIAEIRAAKTPAPEASPAGSTSSTGGKSNSGMAGHSGHSDDEVPAIVSTCRATSGWDFTSARTIGGDRRLGELLTASYAKGTQQAYRRTWCNRKGEVRHMSACSAAEH